The following coding sequences lie in one Aricia agestis chromosome 10, ilAriAges1.1, whole genome shotgun sequence genomic window:
- the LOC121730835 gene encoding charged multivesicular body protein 1b, whose product MGNEMSSSAMERHLFNLKFAVKELERNSKKCEKEEKLEKEKAKKAIQKGNMEGARIHAENAIRQKNQALNYLRMSARVDAVSSRVQTALTTRKVTNSMAGVVKAMDAAMKSMNLEKISTLMDKFESQFEDLDVQSSYMENAMSQTTTTSVPQGDVDTLLQQVADEAGLELNMELPSGIPSTSVGTATVVSQEQDELTQRLARLRQAE is encoded by the exons ATGGGTAACGAAATGTCTTCGTCCGCAATGGAAC GTCATCTTTTCAACTTAAAATTTGCTGTGAAAGAGTTGGAGAGGAATTCcaaaaaatgtgaaaaagaGGAAAAACTAGAAAAGGAGAAGGCAAAAAAAGCTATACAGAAAGGTAACATGGAAGGAGCACGAATTCATGCAGAAAATGCAATACGTCAAAAAAATCAAGCATTAAATTATTTACGCATGTCAGCTAGAGTTGATGCGGTTTCAAGTAGGGTACAAACAGCTTTAACTACCAGAAAG GTAACAAACTCAATGGCAGGTGTTGTGAAGGCAATGGACGCAGCGATGAAGTCAATGAATCTAGAAAAAATATCCACCTTGATGGACAAGTTTGAGAGTCAATTTGAGGATCTGGATGTTCAATCGTCGTACATGGAGAATGCAATGTCACAAACTACCACCACCTCAGTGCCTCAGGGCGACGTGGACACATTACTGCAACAGGTGGCAGATGAGGCTGG tttggaATTGAATATGGAATTACCGTCTGGTATTCCAAGCACCTCTGTTGGTACAGCAACTGTTGTGTCACAAGAGCAAGATGAACTCACACAGAGGCTAGCCAGATTGCGGCAAGCAGAATAG